In Kocuria turfanensis, a single genomic region encodes these proteins:
- a CDS encoding proline dehydrogenase family protein, whose amino-acid sequence MSADAPSVPDSRALADEAVALVREWLTRAADGRKHRDGAADRLATVLQDPHGLEFTVGFVDRVVRTEDVRAAARALRSVAEIVPRTMPAADRAQIRAGAAMASTAPQVVVPAARARLRRLVGHMIVDARPKPFGQAVRKLTAQGHRLNINLLGEEVLGQEEADKHLADAAALLDRDDVDYVSLKVSSVVPQLSHWGFEGTVAAVVERLLPVCRAAAQAPAGSKFINLDMEVYSDLHLTTEVFTRLLERPELRGLEAGIVVQAYLPDALAVVRRLSAWSAERVAAGGAGIKVRLVKGANLPMERVDAELHGWPLATWGTKQDTDTNYKRVLDWVFRPERMSGLRLGVAGHNLFDIAFAHLLAQRRGVTERIEFEMLQGMAVEQARAVSADVGELLLYVPAVRPAEFDVAVSYLVRRLEENASHENFMSGIFDLAPDNEVFAREERRFRAALEALDPRQDADPVPARAQDRSAPGAGSEHLPLDEAFRNEPDTDVAVPANQAWAEGIAARITDRRWYEELPVPGPVDAADVERLVATGRAAAEDWHARGARERAEILNRAADVLAARRAHLLAVAGAEAGKTLGQSDPEVSEAVDFCRWYARRALELETVDGARFVPDRLVLVTPPWNFPLAIPTGSTVAALAAGAAVLHKPAPEVRRCSTAVVEALWEAGVPRDVLQLVDSVEGEVGQALVSHPGVDRIVLTGAYETAQLFGSWRPGRPLTAETSGKNAMVITPSADRDRAVWDLVTSAFGHAGQKCSAASLGILVGSVARSPRFRRQLLDAASSMVVDWPQNLQATVGPTIDEPGGKLRRALTRLDPGEEWLLEPRQLDDTGRLWRPGIKTGVAPGSFYHRTECFGPVLGLMEASDLHEALELQNAVHYGLTAGLHSLDPEEISTWVDLVEAGNLYVNRGITGAIVQRQPFGGWKRSSVGLGAKAGGPNYLVQLGSWQKAPFAEVPAGQSGTGARPAGPIAHHLEALRPLVPEADAAWLTACAEQDQAWWEREFGRVHDASGLACEANLFRYRPRDVVVRAAEDAPLTDVIRVGLAAVRSCSRAVLVPAAEVPGEVRELFRSVLDPCGDEAFARVAADWSDPSGSGRIRVVGTAHGLAEALAGRPEIDVLADPVVGASRVEMLPMLAEQAVAVTMHRFGNPSADAETVVHRLVTASQPAEAPAQPSDI is encoded by the coding sequence ATGTCCGCCGACGCCCCGTCCGTTCCCGACTCCCGCGCACTGGCCGACGAGGCCGTCGCCCTGGTCCGCGAGTGGCTCACCCGCGCCGCCGACGGCCGGAAGCACCGGGACGGCGCCGCCGACCGCCTCGCCACCGTCCTGCAGGACCCCCACGGGCTCGAGTTCACCGTGGGCTTCGTCGACCGGGTGGTGCGCACCGAGGACGTCCGCGCGGCGGCCCGGGCCCTGCGCTCCGTCGCGGAGATCGTCCCGCGCACCATGCCGGCCGCGGACCGCGCCCAGATCCGGGCCGGGGCCGCCATGGCCTCCACGGCCCCGCAGGTGGTCGTCCCCGCCGCGCGCGCCCGGCTGCGCCGGCTCGTGGGCCACATGATCGTCGACGCCCGGCCCAAGCCGTTCGGGCAGGCCGTGCGGAAGCTGACCGCCCAGGGGCACCGGCTCAACATCAACCTGCTGGGCGAAGAGGTCCTCGGCCAGGAGGAGGCGGACAAGCACCTGGCCGACGCCGCCGCGCTGCTGGACCGCGACGACGTCGACTACGTGTCCCTCAAGGTCTCCTCGGTGGTGCCGCAGCTGTCCCACTGGGGCTTCGAGGGCACCGTGGCGGCGGTGGTCGAGCGGCTGCTGCCCGTCTGCCGGGCGGCGGCCCAGGCCCCGGCCGGGAGCAAGTTCATCAACCTCGACATGGAGGTCTACTCCGACCTGCACCTGACCACCGAGGTGTTCACCCGGCTGCTCGAGCGCCCGGAGCTGCGCGGGCTCGAGGCCGGGATCGTGGTCCAGGCCTACCTGCCGGACGCGCTCGCGGTGGTCCGGCGGCTCTCCGCGTGGTCCGCCGAGCGGGTCGCGGCCGGCGGCGCCGGGATCAAGGTCCGTCTGGTCAAGGGCGCCAACCTGCCCATGGAGCGGGTGGACGCCGAGCTGCACGGCTGGCCCCTGGCCACGTGGGGCACCAAGCAGGACACCGACACCAACTACAAGCGGGTCCTGGACTGGGTCTTCCGCCCCGAGCGGATGAGCGGGCTGCGGCTCGGCGTGGCCGGGCACAACCTCTTCGACATCGCCTTCGCCCACCTGCTCGCGCAGCGCCGCGGCGTGACGGAGCGGATCGAGTTCGAGATGCTCCAGGGCATGGCCGTGGAACAGGCGCGGGCGGTCAGCGCGGACGTCGGCGAGCTGCTGCTCTACGTGCCCGCCGTGCGCCCCGCCGAGTTCGACGTCGCGGTGTCCTACCTCGTGCGCCGGCTCGAGGAGAACGCCTCGCACGAGAACTTCATGTCGGGGATCTTCGACCTGGCCCCGGACAACGAGGTCTTCGCCCGGGAGGAGCGCCGCTTCCGCGCGGCGCTCGAGGCGCTGGACCCGCGGCAGGACGCCGACCCGGTGCCCGCCCGCGCCCAGGACCGCAGCGCCCCCGGCGCCGGCTCCGAGCACCTGCCGCTGGACGAGGCCTTCCGCAACGAGCCCGACACCGACGTCGCGGTCCCGGCGAACCAGGCGTGGGCCGAGGGCATCGCCGCCCGGATCACGGACCGCCGCTGGTACGAGGAGCTGCCCGTGCCCGGGCCGGTGGACGCGGCCGACGTGGAGCGGCTCGTGGCCACCGGCCGGGCCGCCGCCGAGGACTGGCACGCCCGCGGCGCCCGCGAGCGCGCGGAGATCCTCAACCGGGCCGCCGACGTGCTGGCCGCCCGCCGCGCCCACCTGCTCGCCGTGGCCGGCGCGGAGGCGGGCAAGACCCTCGGGCAGTCCGACCCGGAGGTCTCCGAGGCGGTCGACTTCTGCCGCTGGTACGCCCGCCGGGCCCTCGAGCTCGAGACCGTCGACGGCGCCCGCTTCGTCCCCGACCGGCTGGTGCTGGTCACCCCGCCGTGGAACTTCCCGCTGGCCATCCCCACCGGCTCCACGGTGGCGGCGCTGGCCGCCGGGGCCGCGGTGCTGCACAAGCCCGCCCCCGAGGTCCGGCGCTGCTCGACCGCCGTGGTGGAGGCCCTGTGGGAGGCCGGGGTGCCGCGGGACGTGCTGCAGCTCGTGGACTCCGTGGAGGGGGAGGTCGGGCAGGCGCTCGTCTCCCACCCCGGGGTGGACCGGATCGTCCTCACCGGCGCCTACGAGACGGCCCAGCTGTTCGGCTCCTGGCGCCCGGGCCGCCCCCTCACCGCCGAGACCTCGGGCAAGAACGCCATGGTGATCACCCCCAGCGCCGACCGGGACCGGGCGGTGTGGGACCTCGTCACCAGCGCCTTCGGCCACGCCGGGCAGAAGTGCTCGGCGGCCTCCCTCGGGATCCTCGTGGGCAGCGTGGCCCGCTCCCCGCGGTTCCGCCGCCAGCTGCTCGATGCCGCGTCCTCGATGGTGGTGGACTGGCCGCAGAACCTGCAGGCCACGGTGGGCCCCACCATCGACGAGCCGGGCGGGAAGCTGCGCCGGGCCCTGACCCGGCTCGACCCGGGGGAGGAGTGGCTGCTCGAACCCCGGCAGCTCGACGACACCGGGCGGCTGTGGCGGCCCGGCATCAAGACCGGGGTGGCCCCGGGCTCCTTCTACCACCGCACCGAGTGCTTCGGCCCGGTCCTGGGGCTCATGGAGGCCTCCGACCTGCACGAGGCGCTCGAGCTGCAGAACGCCGTGCACTACGGCCTCACCGCCGGGCTGCACTCCCTGGACCCCGAGGAGATCAGCACGTGGGTGGACCTGGTCGAGGCGGGCAACCTCTACGTCAACCGCGGCATCACCGGCGCCATCGTCCAGCGTCAGCCCTTCGGCGGCTGGAAGAGGTCCTCGGTGGGGCTGGGCGCCAAGGCCGGCGGGCCCAACTACCTCGTCCAGCTCGGCTCCTGGCAGAAGGCCCCCTTCGCGGAGGTCCCGGCCGGGCAGAGCGGCACCGGGGCGCGCCCCGCCGGGCCGATCGCCCACCACCTCGAGGCCCTGCGCCCCCTGGTCCCGGAGGCCGACGCGGCCTGGCTCACCGCCTGCGCCGAGCAGGACCAGGCCTGGTGGGAGCGGGAGTTCGGCCGCGTCCACGACGCCAGCGGCCTGGCGTGCGAGGCGAACCTGTTCCGCTACCGCCCGCGCGACGTCGTCGTGCGCGCCGCGGAGGACGCCCCGCTCACGGACGTGATCCGGGTGGGGCTGGCCGCCGTGCGCTCCTGCTCCCGCGCGGTCCTCGTCCCGGCGGCCGAGGTGCCGGGGGAGGTGCGCGAGCTGTTCCGCTCCGTGCTGGACCCGTGCGGGGACGAGGCCTTCGCCCGGGTGGCCGCGGACTGGTCGGACCCCAGCGGGTCCGGGCGAATCCGGGTGGTCGGGACCGCGCACGGGCTGGCCGAGGCGCTGGCGGGGCGGCCCGAGATCGACGTGCTCGCGGATCCGGTGGTCGGCGCCTCCCGCGTGGAGATGCTCCCGATGCTCGCCGAGCAGGCCGTCGCCGTCACGATGCACCGCTTCGGCAACCCCTCGGCGGACGCCGAGACGGTGGTGCACCGGCTGGTGACGGCCTCGCAGCCGGCGGAGGCCCCCGCGCAACCCTCGGACATCTGA